The DNA segment ggtaacaacaacaataatagagacatatacatatatattttgaatataagcattggtcagaatcaagccaaaaaccatatatatatattgtgaataaaagaataataaaattacattatatatgtatttattctcAAATTGTTTACTTGACTTAGTGTCAGTGTTCATACTCTTTAATTCAAAACAGTCACCAATATAACAACCCAGTTTTTCCATAAGAGTAACATTTTTCTGGGTCAAGAGCCATAAAAATTTAGaagatttattcaaatttataaaattataacaattgttagAAATGTCTTGGAAAAAATCGTCCCTTTGAATATCATAAAGAGGGCATTCTAATAAAACATGAAGATTATCTTCAACTTTACCGAGTGAGCAATTAGAGTTTGTTCTTAACATACTGGCATAAAGAACTAATTGATTGGTCAAAATTTGGTAATTCAATCTCTCTCTGAATATAATCCCTTCTTTCAAACTTTCCAGTCtatgacaatattttaacattgataaaattatagtaaaatacatAGGAAATCTACCAATCTCTGACATTACAGCTATATTACTTGACTTTCTGTTTACACCAAGAATATATTTCACATGAGCTTTTTCAGAAGAATCCTGACCAAAAAATTGTTCCTTAAGAACGTTCTATACTATAgtagatacatatatataatattcagaCAACAAGGGATCCTGGTAGACTGTCAAGGGGGTCCTGTAGAACGTCCTTTAGTGTATACacgataaacaaacaatataaggGATCCGTTAGAACGTTCTGTAGTAGATATATAAGGTTCAGACAACAGGGAATCATGTAGAACGACCAAGGGAGCCTGTAGAACGCCTTAACAGTAGCTTTATTGCAAACAAGTAACAATGGTTCCTATAGAACGTTTAGCTTAGTATAGTAGAATGGTCAGACAACAGGGATCAGATTACAGATTCGTTTCTTTAAACGCAGACCAGTTTAAACATCCTCTCACACTCATGTAAAGCCTTAGTACGTGTAATATGTTTAACATGTGTTAGctacatcttttttttcaatttgcctACATAAAAATACTCTTTTAAAcggataataaaaatattattaactcCATAGTATATCCAAGGCCATGGGACCACGTGCATGTGACACTTGTAGGTCTTTAATTAACATAAGTAAGGCACTAAGTAATATACTGTTTATCATATCTATATgacatgtatcatgtgtattttaGAAAGGAATCTGTATATACATATTTGCACAATGATATATGCTACTGTAATGCggtacattttcctttttttcatgtgataaaaaaataaataaagcaaattCACCGTGTTACATGAAAGTTAATGATTTtgaatcgtttttttttttttatagttgtaCATGTTGagaatattctatttttagaatgaGTATTTTCAGAATCGTTTATAAATAGCCTATAAATAGAATATGCATAATTCATGAATCGTGACGTAGGGCGGTCTACGGGATCCCTTCTTCCGCTTACCGTTGCATGTACGTTCGACATTCGTTCTGTCTGGTACGTTTCCGTTTAtcgtacgttgcatatccgttgcatgtacGTTATGTATTCGTTAATTGTCCGTTTCTTTAcgtcagtacatcaacggactcccaacggataaacATATTGTGAACgtacaacttttattttcatccgttaggcgtccgttcgtcttatacggtaaggtgtgaccgacgCTAATGGcatccgttcgagctatccgttaAGGTGCGACCGAGGCTTTAAGGGGACAACGTTACACTAGTCAATCATCAAACTGAATACAACACAAGATTAAATCTTCCTTACAAAGTATTAGTGGGGTGTAAAAGAGTTTAAAAACGTCCTTTTGAATATAGCGCtgaagcgcttcatactaaaatTGCGCGCGCAATAACagttgtcaaaggtaccaagattaaaattaaatacgccaaacgcgcttttcgtctacataagactcatcagtgacgctcagatcaaaatagttattaagccaaacaagtacaaagttgaagagcattaaggacccaaacagttttcaaaatatgaaaactataAAAGAGAAGCATTCAAATCTTATAATTACCTGTTCATGCTATTATCATGAAATTACGAGTTATTCACAAATGTTCGTTTGTTTTCCTATAAATTGTTGTGATGTTATCATTTGAAGCACTTGTGATAATGAATTTTGCACTTTATTGGAAATTGAATACATccgaaaatgaaatgaaaatttaggTTTCTTATTTAACATTCATACTATGTAACTATTGGTGTATCGGTGTATTGTCGGAGACATCGACTTTTTATAGCACTTTGTGTATACAGATAAATTTGGTCTTGATTGtgttatatattgttttcattttaggTGATGGcaatattgatataaatgactttttattatattatgctAAAAAGTTGCATGACCCTTCGAGAGATGAAGAGGAAGAGGCAAATGAAGCATTCAAACAGTTTGATCTGAAAGGAGAAGGCTCTGTGGAATTACATGAGCTGAAAGACATTATGACAAGTCTTGGAGAAGAGAATTTTTCGAATGTAGAGTTTCGAAAAATAGTAAAAGATGTTAAGGTAGACGATGAGGGGAAAATATACTATCAAGGTATAATacagttattttgttttataattctaCGTTATTTCGAGGACCCagaaaattagattaaatactgATATTAGTTAACTTCCTCCACATGTACACGTGGCACCTTGACAGTAGtagttttccatttttgttattaatttacTTTGATGCAGATGGAAGATGTTTGATAATCTGTGTTCAAGTTTATTCACAAATTTCTCCTCGGCGCTTTTCAGACTTTGacataaaaagacattttcatatttttgaagacCGGACGTatgtgtcatcatgaatgatgaatattattgtctcatgcaattgcttacgaaataacatgtgatgtgcaattagccaatcagaataacgaattataatgaaacatacatctaatgtaattattaaccTTTATCTTCTCTATTTAATGCATGGTGTTTAACTATTATGTATTGAATTCCTATAGAGATCTTGCAACACAACAGGCGTTTTCTTCCCTTATGATATTCCATAGAAAATATAAGCTGTCATGTTGTCACCCTTAATGAACACGTTATTAACCAAGTAAAATGAACGAAAtcagaaataattttaaaaccattaTTTTTCAGCTTTTACGAAAATGATGAATGAAAAGCAGTAGATTGATTTACCAAATACATTGAACAGGAATACTATCGTAATATGTGTCAGAAGTCATGCATTTATAGgatgtttattttgaaaacttttgtaaataataataataatatgttttaataactgtcaatttatgaataaatttaaGATAACTATATTTAACCAAAGGTTTCTATTTATATGTACCCTAAAATAAAGGAGTAGTTTTTCACTCCATAGTACGTATAAACCATTATTGAGGTGTTGCAATGAAATTGGTAAACCTCGTTTTAAGGGCAATGACTCGTAAAAGGAGATGTCTAACAGTTATAGTGTTGattgcacaggcacttgtctcagaaaacaaaattacctatataccttaatataacacaaggtacttaactaatttttttgaaaaatgacacccagtcccgaattcacgttatttttttatttctcggttgtcaaacctacttaaacttaatatgccgtaaatctaaattgatttacaCAATGGTGTATGACACGGctatcattgttgtcgggatcattagtagcaggcctcacaagtcggtcaacgggatgtttttttgcattcgtctaatttttt comes from the Mytilus trossulus isolate FHL-02 chromosome 3, PNRI_Mtr1.1.1.hap1, whole genome shotgun sequence genome and includes:
- the LOC134709596 gene encoding calmodulin-like, with protein sequence MAGLLTEEEEREIRETFALFDADETGKLSRDDIAKVVRSTGCNPTEKELLDMFQSIDSDGMESDGNIDINDFLLYYAKKLHDPSRDEEEEANEAFKQFDLKGEGSVELHELKDIMTSLGEENFSNVEFRKIVKDVKVDDEGKIYYQAFTKMMNEKQ